A region from the Chthoniobacterales bacterium genome encodes:
- a CDS encoding NAD(P)/FAD-dependent oxidoreductase, giving the protein MKKTIAIIGGGPSGSALATFLVQAGHRVTLFDDGKRPNLIVGESLIPALVPILRKLGVEENVAAIGMVKPGVSFLLNHGESINFCFDPVKKCGLPTYAYNVPRAEFDRILADHAVEAGAIRIPQRVKLEITKPDHLTLDAATIAAAPSLEGKQPDLLVDATGRSRLFARSLDIPSRVGPRKDVAYFAHYENCEQEGPLGQVLIGRMKAGWSWRIPLPGRLSIGIVLNREDATQLGESAEERLANTLRTDPHLSAVTKNAIRTTEVATYSNYQLVSERTHGPGWVMAGDAFGFVDPMLSPGMYLALRSAELLAENLNDLPKYSAQIHQLLEAWIDLISYYYDGRMFAMYHTGQDIIRKYDSPITRLFNRHLESNIACMASGGTTASRYGRSLIQFMARHGIWQIDPATLAIH; this is encoded by the coding sequence GTGAAAAAAACGATTGCGATCATCGGCGGCGGCCCGTCCGGCTCGGCTCTGGCAACCTTTTTGGTTCAGGCGGGACATCGTGTAACACTCTTCGACGACGGAAAACGTCCCAACTTAATTGTAGGCGAATCGCTCATTCCGGCGCTCGTTCCAATTCTTAGAAAACTCGGAGTCGAAGAAAACGTTGCCGCCATCGGCATGGTGAAGCCGGGTGTCTCCTTTCTCCTAAACCACGGGGAAAGCATCAATTTCTGTTTCGATCCCGTGAAGAAATGCGGCCTGCCTACTTATGCTTACAACGTGCCCAGGGCGGAGTTTGATCGCATTCTGGCGGATCACGCCGTCGAAGCTGGTGCCATCCGTATTCCGCAGCGGGTGAAACTGGAAATCACCAAGCCCGATCATCTCACTCTCGATGCCGCCACCATTGCTGCCGCTCCTTCTCTGGAAGGAAAACAGCCGGACCTGCTGGTCGATGCCACGGGCCGCAGCCGTCTCTTTGCGCGCAGTTTGGATATTCCTTCCAGGGTGGGTCCTCGCAAAGACGTTGCCTACTTCGCGCATTATGAAAATTGCGAGCAGGAAGGTCCATTGGGCCAGGTGCTGATTGGGCGCATGAAAGCGGGTTGGTCCTGGCGCATTCCACTGCCTGGCCGTCTGTCGATTGGGATTGTTCTCAACAGAGAAGACGCGACCCAGCTTGGCGAGAGTGCGGAGGAACGTCTTGCCAATACCTTGCGCACCGATCCTCATCTTTCTGCTGTAACTAAAAACGCCATCCGCACCACTGAAGTGGCAACTTATTCCAATTATCAACTCGTCTCCGAACGAACTCACGGTCCCGGTTGGGTGATGGCAGGCGACGCTTTCGGCTTTGTCGATCCGATGCTTTCACCGGGTATGTATCTGGCTTTGCGTTCCGCCGAACTGCTTGCGGAAAATCTGAATGATCTGCCCAAGTATTCGGCGCAAATCCATCAGCTTCTCGAAGCTTGGATCGATCTTATTTCCTATTATTACGATGGCCGCATGTTCGCCATGTATCACACGGGTCAGGACATTATCCGTAAATACGATTCCCCGATCACCCGATTATTTAACCGTCATTTGGAATCGAATATCGCGTGCATGGCTTCTGGCGGAACCACCGCTTCCCGCTACGGTCGGAGTCTCATTCAATTCATGGCGCGTCACGGAATCTGGCAAATCGATCCAGCCACACTGGCCATCCATTGA
- a CDS encoding fatty acid--CoA ligase family protein → MNIVEHIFQNAAGDSVALISESQEITYAQLANLVDVAACNFRLITAQRIGLDCPNGIAHVVLALAIVKAGKCLVPLASELVQREREDLIQKTGVGAIVKANGSIQKLEIQHPLGFDEEELAKLNPAFIRFSSGTTGNSKGIVLSHQSLLERITAANAGLEIQSTDRIVWILPMAHHFAVSIILYLWRGATTIIVSSHLAEDVLSAAIQHRGTVIYGAPFHHALLAAETSGRPWPSLRLAVSTAAALPLGTAEAFQQRYGVPLSQGLGVIEIGLPFLNRRAAASKPDSIGLPLPSYSAELRDGQLFVRGPGMLDAYLTPWRTRCEILEDGWFCTGDLARVDAEGDFHLEGRSQSVINVAGMKCFPEEIEAVLSSHSEVRAVRVSGRVHPKVGAVPVAEIVPKFLERPPSVATLASLCRSSLARYKVPVEFRFVEEIPLTASGKVKRGEVS, encoded by the coding sequence ATGAATATTGTTGAGCATATATTTCAGAACGCAGCCGGCGACTCCGTTGCCCTAATTTCTGAATCTCAAGAAATTACCTACGCACAACTCGCTAATTTGGTTGATGTCGCCGCCTGCAACTTTCGGCTCATTACAGCACAACGCATTGGCTTGGATTGCCCCAATGGAATCGCTCATGTCGTTCTCGCCCTAGCCATTGTTAAAGCCGGAAAGTGTCTCGTGCCGCTGGCCAGCGAATTAGTTCAGCGCGAGCGCGAGGACCTCATTCAGAAAACAGGAGTTGGAGCCATCGTAAAAGCAAATGGAAGCATCCAGAAATTGGAAATCCAGCACCCGCTGGGATTTGACGAGGAGGAGCTGGCCAAGCTAAATCCGGCCTTCATTCGTTTCAGCTCCGGCACCACGGGCAATAGCAAAGGCATCGTTCTTTCGCACCAAAGTTTGTTGGAGCGCATCACCGCAGCTAATGCTGGATTGGAAATTCAGTCAACGGATCGCATTGTCTGGATTCTTCCGATGGCGCATCATTTTGCCGTATCGATTATCCTCTACCTTTGGCGAGGAGCGACGACGATCATAGTGTCATCGCATCTCGCTGAAGATGTTCTTTCCGCTGCCATACAACATAGGGGCACAGTGATCTACGGTGCGCCATTTCATCATGCCTTGCTGGCTGCCGAGACTTCCGGACGCCCCTGGCCGAGTTTGCGACTGGCCGTTTCCACCGCTGCCGCTTTGCCGCTGGGGACTGCTGAAGCTTTCCAGCAACGCTACGGCGTTCCGTTGTCCCAAGGTCTCGGCGTGATCGAAATCGGACTGCCATTTTTGAACCGCCGCGCGGCAGCCAGCAAGCCCGACTCCATTGGACTTCCATTGCCCTCTTACTCGGCTGAACTGCGTGACGGGCAGCTTTTCGTTCGGGGCCCAGGCATGCTCGATGCATATCTGACTCCGTGGCGCACGCGCTGCGAAATTCTCGAAGACGGATGGTTCTGCACAGGCGATCTCGCACGGGTGGATGCCGAAGGTGATTTTCATCTGGAAGGCCGCTCCCAATCTGTGATTAACGTGGCGGGCATGAAATGTTTTCCAGAAGAAATCGAAGCGGTGTTGAGTTCTCATTCTGAAGTGCGCGCTGTCCGGGTTTCAGGCCGAGTTCATCCCAAGGTTGGTGCGGTGCCCGTCGCAGAAATTGTTCCTAAATTTCTCGAGCGACCACCGTCCGTTGCGACACTGGCCTCACTATGTCGCAGTTCGCTGGCACGCTATAAAGTGCCAGTGGAGTTTCGTTTCGTGGAAGAAATCCCGCTCACCGCGAGTGGCAAAGTCAAACGTGGGGAAGTCTCGTGA
- a CDS encoding ROK family protein encodes MISLGIDFGGTSVKPGITDGGRIVAYGAPIETQNFSGPAAITAAIIEGISVIRQSHPEIAAIGMGLPGIVDSVNGIVHELSNVPGWTEVPLRQIIADASGLPTIIENDANAMAYGEWKYGAARGKSHVICITLGTGVGGGLILNGQLYRGANLGAGEIGHMHYDPQGPAAIYGNTGAIEKIVGNREIVARMEAIYGDAFPDASPAKLTELANSGDTRAQALWHEIGTEIGVVLSDVVWLLNPDAIVIGGGVAKAGELIFAPIRQAIAGRTGVVFHHNLTIVPAALGHDAGIIGCAALAVDSIALA; translated from the coding sequence ATGATCTCACTCGGCATCGACTTCGGCGGCACCAGCGTAAAACCCGGCATCACCGACGGAGGGCGCATCGTTGCGTATGGCGCGCCCATCGAAACGCAGAATTTCTCCGGTCCGGCGGCGATCACGGCGGCGATCATTGAAGGCATTTCCGTCATCCGCCAGAGCCATCCCGAGATCGCCGCCATTGGAATGGGACTCCCTGGAATCGTCGATAGCGTGAACGGCATCGTCCACGAGCTTTCCAACGTGCCCGGCTGGACCGAAGTGCCTCTGCGGCAGATTATTGCGGACGCCAGTGGATTGCCGACGATCATTGAAAACGACGCCAACGCGATGGCTTACGGGGAGTGGAAATACGGCGCGGCCCGAGGCAAATCGCACGTGATTTGCATCACACTCGGCACGGGAGTCGGTGGAGGATTGATTCTGAATGGTCAGCTTTATCGCGGGGCGAATCTGGGTGCGGGTGAAATCGGCCACATGCACTACGATCCGCAGGGGCCGGCGGCAATTTACGGCAATACCGGCGCGATTGAAAAAATCGTCGGCAACCGGGAGATTGTCGCCCGCATGGAGGCGATTTATGGCGACGCGTTTCCCGATGCCTCGCCGGCAAAACTGACAGAACTCGCCAACTCTGGCGATACCCGCGCACAGGCGCTCTGGCACGAGATCGGCACCGAAATCGGTGTCGTTCTAAGCGACGTCGTCTGGCTGCTCAACCCGGATGCCATTGTCATCGGCGGTGGCGTGGCAAAGGCGGGCGAACTCATTTTTGCTCCGATCCGCCAGGCAATTGCCGGGCGCACCGGAGTCGTCTTCCATCATAATCTGACGATTGTTCCGGCGGCTTTGGGCCATGACGCGGGCATCATCGGCTGCGCGGCGCTGGCGGTGGATTCCATCGCGTTGGCTTAA
- a CDS encoding class II aldolase/adducin family protein, with protein MTKNDIKDAVLGLSHAVGLDSRGLAILGEGNTSGKISDDSFWVKASGTNLATLSDAGLVECSTSRILQLLEETTLSDEQIEERLLDCRVDATAKKPSVECVFHGYLLTLPGIRYVAHTHPITVNQILCSPHAERFATTRLFPDEIVCCGSESVLVPYTDPGTVLARTIREKTDAFLQKHGLPPRVILLQNHGAITIGPSPQAAEAAMLMLEKSAKIFVGAATMGGPVSLTPENVHRIANRIDEHYRQKQLNL; from the coding sequence ATGACCAAAAACGACATCAAAGACGCCGTCCTCGGTTTGTCCCACGCCGTCGGGCTCGACTCACGCGGACTCGCCATCCTCGGCGAAGGCAACACCTCTGGAAAAATCAGCGACGACTCCTTTTGGGTCAAAGCCAGCGGCACCAATCTGGCCACCCTCAGCGACGCTGGCTTGGTCGAGTGCTCCACCAGCCGCATCCTCCAACTTCTCGAGGAAACCACCCTCAGCGACGAGCAAATCGAGGAGCGCCTGCTCGATTGCCGCGTCGATGCCACCGCCAAAAAACCCAGCGTCGAATGCGTCTTCCACGGCTATCTGCTCACCCTCCCCGGCATCCGCTACGTCGCCCACACCCACCCGATCACGGTCAACCAAATCCTCTGCTCGCCCCACGCCGAGCGCTTCGCCACCACCCGCCTTTTCCCCGATGAAATCGTCTGTTGCGGCAGCGAATCCGTCCTCGTTCCCTACACCGACCCCGGCACCGTGCTCGCCCGCACCATTCGAGAAAAAACCGATGCCTTTCTCCAAAAACACGGCCTGCCACCCCGCGTCATCCTCCTGCAAAACCACGGCGCGATTACTATCGGACCCAGCCCGCAAGCCGCCGAGGCCGCCATGCTCATGCTCGAAAAATCCGCCAAAATCTTCGTCGGAGCAGCCACCATGGGCGGCCCTGTTTCCCTCACCCCGGAAAACGTCCACCGCATCGCCAACCGCATCGACGAGCACTATCGCCAGAAGCAGTTGAACCTCTGA
- a CDS encoding lysophospholipid acyltransferase family protein: MRIKHVRLEQTLNASGCVLACSHVSHLDPVCLSVKMGQKISWMARKEFYRNPFSARLMKAVDAFPVNRQGVATSAIKTAISRVKNGEVVGIFPEGEVKQGGESVLRGGPIKQGVCLISQRTNCPVLPCVILGTDKLSTLPPWLPMLRGRLWMIYGDPIHPVPDLPRRAQRERMALDLKASFESLYAEAREHFRLPDTILP; this comes from the coding sequence ATGCGCATCAAACACGTCCGTCTGGAGCAAACGCTCAATGCCAGCGGCTGCGTGCTTGCCTGCAGCCATGTGAGCCATCTTGATCCGGTCTGTTTGAGCGTGAAAATGGGGCAGAAAATTTCCTGGATGGCGCGTAAGGAGTTTTATCGAAATCCATTCAGCGCCCGACTGATGAAGGCCGTGGACGCCTTCCCGGTGAATCGTCAGGGCGTAGCCACGAGCGCGATTAAGACAGCTATTTCACGGGTTAAGAATGGAGAGGTCGTTGGCATTTTTCCAGAGGGAGAGGTCAAACAGGGCGGTGAATCCGTCCTGCGCGGCGGCCCCATCAAACAAGGCGTCTGCCTTATTTCCCAACGGACAAATTGCCCGGTGCTGCCCTGCGTCATTCTGGGCACCGACAAGCTCAGCACTTTGCCGCCCTGGCTCCCGATGCTGCGTGGCCGACTTTGGATGATTTACGGCGATCCGATTCATCCCGTTCCCGATCTGCCTCGCCGAGCGCAGCGCGAGCGCATGGCGCTCGACCTAAAAGCTTCATTCGAGTCGCTTTATGCTGAGGCCCGCGAACACTTCCGTCTGCCCGACACCATTCTGCCGTGA
- a CDS encoding type III pantothenate kinase encodes MPQRLLLIDISNSFTKLALADETRLLQRKKIATNALEVASLSKLVARWKFSRVVLCSVVPAKNAVVTTTFSQPILQLSHKVALGIGIDYPRPASIGADRLANAVAAADIYGAPAVVVDFGTAVTFDIISSGKKYLGGVIAPGLEVMTDYLYDRTALLPRIDLLEPVSAIGRTTRDAMLAGAIHGYRGLVKEILAQIRMELGSKKLHVIATGGYANLIAARLPALKIVNPDLTLEGLRIIALRNPL; translated from the coding sequence ATGCCCCAGAGACTTCTTCTCATCGACATTAGCAACTCCTTCACCAAGCTCGCGCTGGCGGATGAAACGCGGCTGTTGCAGCGAAAAAAAATCGCCACGAATGCATTGGAAGTAGCCTCACTGTCGAAGCTGGTCGCACGCTGGAAGTTCTCCCGCGTCGTTCTCTGCTCGGTCGTTCCAGCGAAAAATGCCGTCGTTACCACCACCTTTTCACAACCCATTCTCCAGCTCTCGCACAAGGTCGCGCTTGGCATCGGCATCGATTACCCGCGACCCGCCAGCATCGGGGCCGACCGGCTCGCCAATGCTGTCGCCGCTGCCGATATCTATGGAGCTCCCGCCGTCGTGGTGGACTTCGGAACAGCCGTCACCTTTGACATCATTTCGTCTGGAAAAAAATATCTCGGCGGCGTGATTGCGCCCGGACTCGAAGTCATGACCGATTACCTTTACGACCGCACCGCACTCCTGCCGCGCATCGATTTGCTGGAACCCGTCTCCGCCATCGGACGCACCACGCGCGACGCCATGCTGGCCGGGGCGATCCACGGTTATCGCGGCTTGGTCAAAGAAATTCTCGCCCAGATACGGATGGAACTCGGCTCAAAAAAACTCCACGTCATTGCGACCGGCGGCTACGCCAATCTCATCGCCGCACGACTTCCCGCCTTGAAAATCGTCAACCCCGACCTGACACTCGAGGGCCTTCGCATCATTGCATTGCGCAACCCATTATGA
- a CDS encoding polysaccharide deacetylase family protein — MKELLMSMRRSLWGMAGRRSIRRSGEKFHALFPAKRQIERRVAFADLPLKRWILLATNLGFPIGQAIFGASSLGLAVEMVAHGLMFYAFVAPGCGWLVPVITRFRPEGKQLWLTIDDGPIDEKTSRLALELSRRGARATFFVIGQRLANYPEIAQSVAGAGHTLANHTMTHPLASFFYLFPQALAQEIDSCAALLPKTDSAEGMWFRSPFGIKNLFLERMLVARKLRMIAWSLRAHDGLICRTASVIQRIVNAVRTGDIILMHERGSENLDAILGVVDELQRRGFSFVIPTDAQLIQG, encoded by the coding sequence GTGAAGGAGTTGCTAATGTCGATGAGAAGAAGTCTCTGGGGCATGGCGGGGCGTCGGAGTATCAGACGAAGTGGTGAAAAGTTTCACGCTTTATTTCCAGCGAAGCGGCAGATAGAGAGACGCGTGGCATTTGCTGATCTCCCTTTGAAACGCTGGATCCTGCTGGCGACGAACCTCGGTTTTCCCATCGGGCAGGCCATTTTCGGCGCATCGTCGCTGGGGCTCGCGGTGGAAATGGTCGCGCATGGTCTGATGTTTTACGCGTTTGTGGCACCGGGGTGCGGCTGGCTGGTGCCGGTGATAACGCGATTTCGACCAGAAGGAAAGCAGCTCTGGCTGACCATAGACGACGGCCCCATTGACGAAAAAACGAGCCGACTTGCATTGGAATTGTCCCGACGTGGAGCGCGGGCGACTTTCTTTGTCATCGGTCAGCGGCTGGCGAATTATCCTGAAATTGCGCAATCCGTGGCCGGGGCAGGACACACGCTGGCAAACCACACCATGACGCATCCGCTGGCATCGTTTTTTTACCTGTTTCCCCAGGCGCTTGCGCAGGAAATTGATTCGTGCGCCGCGCTTTTGCCCAAGACCGATTCAGCCGAAGGAATGTGGTTTCGCTCTCCGTTTGGGATTAAAAATCTGTTTCTCGAACGCATGCTGGTCGCTCGCAAACTGCGCATGATCGCCTGGTCACTCCGCGCTCACGACGGCTTGATCTGCCGAACAGCTTCCGTCATCCAGAGAATCGTGAATGCGGTACGAACTGGAGATATTATCTTGATGCACGAGCGCGGCTCAGAGAATCTGGACGCGATCCTCGGCGTGGTGGACGAACTGCAACGTCGGGGCTTTTCCTTCGTGATTCCGACCGACGCACAACTGATTCAAGGCTAA
- a CDS encoding acyl carrier protein → MPDLLILENELVLLIQERLLETTPDFSAASNLYDAGLDSMALMQLLLLLEEKYGVMLPDTDLSKENFSTTHHLASLLQKRLSNS, encoded by the coding sequence ATGCCCGACCTACTCATTTTAGAAAATGAACTCGTCCTACTGATTCAGGAACGATTGCTGGAAACCACTCCAGACTTTTCCGCAGCAAGCAATCTCTACGATGCGGGACTCGACTCCATGGCGCTCATGCAGCTTCTCCTGCTCCTCGAAGAAAAATATGGTGTGATGCTGCCCGACACGGATCTCTCGAAGGAGAATTTCAGCACGACGCATCACCTCGCGTCACTGCTGCAAAAGCGGCTTTCCAACTCATAA
- a CDS encoding fucose isomerase yields MKKHPLPTTIYLLANGDLRTSANQKCQAAQAAMEAQIISAVENEGHVVLRAHDFDPEKGHGFIDSQKYGMEVFRHIPKEAPLIVAEAVWQYSHHILHGLLTHKGPILTLANWSGTWPGLVGMLNLNGSLTKAGVKYSTLWSENFDDEFFLHGLRQWLKKGHVKHHTDHVTSYHKATIPEGAKKIGKKFAERLQHEKAIMGIFDEGCMGMYNAIIPDELLHQTGVFKERLSQSALYAKMLTVTDDEARKVYLWYVKKGVKFQFGKNEETDLTEKQVLQQCKMYIAAMRIADEFGCDTIGIQYQQGLKDLAPASDLVEGTLNNRERPPVFREGTKIELYPGEALPHFNEVDECAGLDGLITYKLWRELGFPAENTLHDIRWGRQYTGPGRKDLNAYVWVFLISGAAPPEHFVGGWSGTSSERQPSMYFRLGGGTVKGISKPGWIVWSRVFVADGKLKYDTGLAEVVTLPPEETQDRWKLTTSQWPIMHTVLKGITRDQMMARHQSNHIQVVYAPDKKGAIKGLHAKASAMHELGLEVAYCGDI; encoded by the coding sequence ATGAAAAAGCATCCCCTGCCCACCACGATCTATCTCCTCGCCAACGGTGACCTGCGCACCTCCGCCAACCAAAAATGCCAGGCCGCCCAGGCCGCGATGGAGGCGCAGATCATTTCCGCAGTAGAAAACGAGGGTCATGTCGTCCTACGTGCGCACGATTTTGATCCCGAAAAAGGCCACGGCTTCATCGACAGCCAGAAATACGGCATGGAGGTCTTTCGCCACATTCCAAAGGAGGCCCCGCTGATCGTTGCCGAGGCGGTCTGGCAATATTCGCACCATATTTTGCACGGTCTGCTCACGCACAAGGGACCGATTTTGACTCTCGCCAACTGGAGCGGCACCTGGCCCGGACTCGTCGGAATGCTCAATCTCAACGGCTCGCTGACAAAGGCTGGTGTGAAATACAGCACGCTCTGGAGCGAGAACTTTGACGACGAATTTTTCCTCCACGGCCTGCGCCAATGGCTGAAAAAAGGCCACGTCAAGCATCACACCGACCACGTGACGAGCTATCACAAGGCGACCATTCCTGAGGGCGCGAAAAAGATTGGCAAGAAATTCGCCGAACGCCTCCAGCACGAAAAAGCCATCATGGGCATCTTCGACGAGGGCTGCATGGGCATGTACAACGCCATTATTCCCGACGAATTGCTCCACCAGACCGGCGTCTTTAAGGAGCGCCTCAGCCAGTCGGCGCTGTATGCGAAAATGCTCACTGTCACCGACGATGAAGCGCGGAAAGTCTATCTGTGGTACGTCAAAAAAGGAGTGAAATTCCAGTTCGGCAAAAATGAGGAAACCGACCTCACCGAGAAACAAGTCCTGCAGCAGTGCAAAATGTATATCGCCGCCATGCGCATCGCCGACGAATTTGGCTGCGACACCATCGGCATCCAATATCAGCAGGGCCTCAAGGACCTCGCCCCCGCCTCCGATCTCGTCGAGGGCACGCTAAACAACCGAGAGCGTCCGCCCGTTTTCCGCGAGGGGACCAAGATCGAACTCTACCCCGGCGAGGCGCTCCCGCATTTCAACGAGGTGGACGAATGCGCCGGCCTCGACGGGCTCATCACTTACAAGCTCTGGCGTGAACTCGGTTTCCCGGCGGAAAACACCCTGCACGACATCCGTTGGGGCCGCCAATACACCGGACCCGGCAGAAAAGACCTCAACGCCTACGTCTGGGTCTTTCTCATTTCCGGAGCGGCACCGCCCGAGCATTTCGTCGGCGGCTGGAGCGGCACGAGCAGCGAACGCCAGCCCTCTATGTATTTCCGTCTCGGCGGCGGGACGGTCAAAGGCATCAGCAAACCCGGCTGGATCGTCTGGAGCCGCGTCTTCGTGGCCGATGGAAAACTCAAATACGACACCGGCCTCGCGGAGGTCGTCACCTTGCCACCCGAGGAAACGCAGGACCGTTGGAAGCTCACCACGTCGCAATGGCCGATCATGCACACGGTTTTGAAAGGCATCACCCGCGACCAAATGATGGCGCGCCACCAGTCCAATCACATTCAAGTCGTCTATGCGCCCGACAAAAAAGGCGCGATCAAAGGCCTCCACGCCAAAGCCTCCGCAATGCACGAACTCGGCCTCGAAGTCGCCTACTGCGGCGACATTTGA
- a CDS encoding FAD-dependent oxidoreductase yields the protein MLVAGGGSAGLAAAISAARAGAKTLLVEHGGSLGGMATASLVHSICGLYRITSEKETAWANPGFPKEFAVSLIEMGGARGPIQMGRVDVLLTDPTAFSLLADTLVLATPNLQMRLHSTIIRADSNLTQLEMHTRGRTEIIRPQAVVDATGDGTVASLAGAAFEQTSAEKMQRSAFIFGLQGIADNFLTDDARLKISRNIAAAVQAGNLTQTALGATLRSSGRRAEAYVSIDLPGLPNYDPLDAACLTQLEIEGRLTAAALALFLKEHVAGFGESFISLFPLRVGVRESRRITGRYCLEAADLENGATFSDAVALATWPMELRETATGPRLRYHAGNRPCEIPLRALQARDRANLFMAGRCISASHEAQASIRVIGTCLATGEAAGIAAAKLVR from the coding sequence GTGCTGGTTGCAGGCGGTGGTAGCGCAGGTCTGGCTGCTGCAATCTCCGCCGCGCGCGCAGGAGCGAAAACCCTGCTCGTCGAGCACGGTGGTTCGCTTGGAGGAATGGCGACGGCCTCGCTCGTGCATTCCATTTGCGGCCTTTATCGCATCACATCCGAGAAGGAGACTGCCTGGGCCAATCCAGGCTTTCCCAAAGAATTTGCGGTGAGTCTCATTGAAATGGGGGGCGCGCGCGGTCCGATTCAGATGGGGCGGGTCGATGTTTTGTTGACTGATCCAACCGCGTTTTCTCTGCTGGCTGACACACTTGTTTTGGCAACTCCCAATTTGCAAATGCGCCTCCACAGCACCATAATCCGGGCTGATTCGAACCTAACTCAACTGGAGATGCATACTCGGGGGCGCACGGAAATCATCCGCCCTCAAGCTGTCGTGGACGCCACCGGCGACGGAACGGTGGCCTCCCTGGCCGGTGCCGCCTTCGAGCAAACGTCTGCGGAAAAAATGCAGCGTTCCGCATTCATTTTTGGCCTCCAAGGTATTGCGGATAATTTTCTCACTGACGATGCACGCCTCAAAATTTCCCGCAATATTGCCGCCGCTGTGCAAGCTGGAAATCTAACTCAAACGGCACTGGGAGCCACTCTTCGATCCTCTGGACGTAGAGCCGAAGCTTATGTTAGCATCGACCTGCCGGGATTGCCGAATTACGATCCTCTGGATGCCGCTTGCCTGACCCAACTGGAAATCGAAGGTCGGTTAACAGCCGCTGCGTTAGCGCTCTTTTTAAAAGAACACGTAGCAGGATTTGGTGAAAGTTTTATCTCCCTTTTTCCACTTCGAGTCGGAGTTCGAGAGAGCCGAAGAATCACCGGGCGCTATTGTCTCGAAGCCGCCGACCTGGAGAATGGCGCGACCTTTTCTGACGCTGTTGCGCTGGCCACCTGGCCCATGGAGCTCCGCGAAACAGCCACCGGTCCCCGGCTGCGTTATCATGCCGGCAATCGTCCATGTGAGATTCCACTTCGGGCCCTGCAAGCACGGGATCGCGCCAACCTTTTTATGGCTGGACGATGCATCTCCGCGAGCCATGAGGCGCAAGCTTCCATCCGCGTAATCGGCACCTGTCTAGCCACCGGAGAAGCGGCCGGGATTGCCGCCGCAAAACTCGTGCGATGA
- a CDS encoding lactonase family protein codes for MSLASFSDAAELRIYLGCEKTPASPAGIFLSALNTETGALQPPKRVATADNPSFIAIKDDHLYSVSEGKTGAVVSWSVGSDGSLTRLNEQSTGGEGPCHVSISPSGRVLFAANYSSGSLAAFPLEKDGSIGARSAFIQLTGSGPNPKRQTSPHAHGIYCDPAEKFVYVTDLGTDRVWIYRLNADDATLIPLEPGTLPPGSGPRHLAFAGNRIYVNGEMGLGVTLLQRDADTGTLQTGPTTAAFPSGMEVPSNADTAEVVVHPNGKFLYLSTRGYSSFSSFAIAPDGLLTLLQNIPSPVQGPRHFSLSPDGRWLIAAGQRDHRAAVCSIDPATGKIQPPEHAIEVPGPVCAIFAP; via the coding sequence ATGTCACTCGCCTCTTTTTCCGACGCAGCCGAGTTGCGCATCTATCTTGGCTGCGAGAAAACGCCCGCCTCGCCTGCGGGTATTTTCCTGAGCGCGCTCAACACGGAAACCGGCGCGCTCCAGCCGCCGAAGCGCGTCGCCACCGCCGACAATCCGAGTTTCATCGCAATCAAGGACGACCACCTCTACTCGGTTTCCGAGGGAAAAACCGGTGCCGTCGTCTCTTGGAGTGTAGGCTCCGACGGCTCCCTTACCCGACTCAACGAGCAATCCACTGGCGGCGAAGGCCCATGTCACGTCTCCATTTCCCCGAGCGGTCGCGTGCTCTTCGCGGCAAATTATTCCAGCGGCAGCCTGGCGGCATTTCCCCTCGAAAAAGATGGCTCCATCGGCGCTCGCTCTGCGTTTATCCAACTCACCGGCTCGGGTCCGAATCCGAAGCGTCAAACCAGCCCGCACGCCCACGGAATCTACTGCGACCCGGCGGAAAAATTCGTTTACGTCACCGACCTCGGCACCGACAGAGTCTGGATTTATCGCCTGAACGCCGACGATGCGACTTTGATTCCACTGGAACCCGGCACCTTGCCGCCCGGCAGTGGACCGCGCCACCTCGCCTTTGCTGGCAACCGAATCTACGTCAATGGCGAGATGGGCCTCGGCGTCACCCTGCTCCAGCGCGATGCCGACACCGGCACGCTGCAAACCGGCCCCACCACCGCCGCGTTTCCGAGTGGAATGGAAGTCCCATCTAACGCTGACACCGCTGAAGTCGTTGTTCATCCCAACGGGAAATTTCTCTATCTGTCCACGCGCGGCTACAGCAGCTTTTCCAGCTTCGCCATTGCGCCGGACGGCTTGCTCACGCTTCTCCAAAACATTCCATCTCCGGTGCAAGGCCCGCGTCATTTCTCCCTCTCTCCTGATGGACGATGGCTGATCGCTGCCGGTCAGCGCGACCACCGCGCAGCCGTCTGTTCCATCGATCCGGCGACGGGAAAAATCCAGCCCCCCGAACACGCCATCGAAGTCCCCGGCCCGGTCTGCGCGATCTTCGCGCCTTAA